The following proteins are encoded in a genomic region of Panthera leo isolate Ple1 chromosome F2, P.leo_Ple1_pat1.1, whole genome shotgun sequence:
- the LOC122210600 gene encoding uncharacterized protein LOC122210600: MSGAGIERAERELGEATGSARARALCARAARGSSEPPPGGRGGGGAGASLRHCPPIPTWGWEGGLLPFPGQPSSSSRTSCPPTFLFAPPPGFSPLRPTATLGYCFRVGVTSGVKELRLGAGPGRAALTTPRSRVEGTPAGRRRGSPRVSEWAPPGPSCPSSAGLAPSQIFPKSKSQPTPAPTSSDLERFSERRLHGVGLCNLKMLLFFSSVQWSCDIP; encoded by the exons ATGAGCGGGGCTGGGATTGAACGGGCGGAGCGCGAGCTCGGGGAAGCGACCGGCAGCGCGCGTGCGCGCGCCTTGTGTGCGCGCGCGGCCCGCGGCAGCTCGGAGCCTCCGCcgggcgggcggggagggggaggggcag GGGCTTCCCTCCGCCACTGCCCCCCGATCCCaacctggggctgggaggggggtcTTCTGCCTTTCCCTGGTCAGCCTTCTTCTTCGTCCCGCACTTCctgccctcccaccttccttttcGCCCCTCCACCCGGTTTCTCCCCTCTACGGCCGACTGCCACTCTGGGGTACTGTTTCCGGGTCGGGGTGACCTCTGGGGTGAAGGAACTGCGACTGGGAGCAGGCCCTGGGCGTGCAGCCCTCACCACGCCGCGCTCACGCGTGGAAGGCACGCCTGCGGGACGCAGGCGCGGAAGCCCTCGAGTGTCCGAATGGGCCCCCCCAGGTCCTTCCTGCCCTTCTTCTGCAGGCCTTGCTCCTTCCCAGATTTTTCCAAAATCCAAATCCCAACCTACCCCTGCACCCACTTCTAGCGATTTAGAGCGTTTCTCTGAGCGCCGTTTGCATGGCGTTGGGTTGTGTAACCTGAAAATGctcttgtttttctcatctgtacagtgg tctTGTGATATTCCTTAA